A DNA window from Pseudarthrobacter sp. W1I19 contains the following coding sequences:
- a CDS encoding AMP-binding protein, with product MTLQTELAGVSFAATLARFGDRTAVSTNTGPLTYRELARRVEDMVHSFGEGRRLVALEAENSLPSLVAYLAALASGNPLLILPSGGAAADALIAAYNPDIAVRASSGEAVLDVRREDTAHDLHPNLALLLSTSGSTGSPKLVRLSADSIQANAAAIAQYLQLRPSDTAATTLPLSYCYGMSVVNSHLLVGATLALTDLSVVDPCFWDLVRTEKVTSFAAVPYTFDLLDRAGFADMDVPSLRYITQAGGRLAPERVRSYAALGRQQGWDLFVMYGQTEATARMAYLPPDQAAEHPQAIGVPVPGGSFRLEPVPGLDASELVYSGPNVMLGYAERPEDLALGRVITELHTGDLARRGASGLYEIVGRRSRFVKIVGLRVDLGQVEKILADLGVTAAAAGTDDAVVAAVEGNHDLALIAKTLAQDLGLPRAAVELYPVEAIPRLSNGKPDYPAVAALASQREDDDGAAAAPDAGSTDVRRIFAEVLEQDDVADTDTFVSLGGDSLSYVAASLRLEQALGYLPQGWHLMPVCELAPAPHASPGQVPPSGNLRSEKPRGPGAWRRKVLAPMETGIVLRAVAIIFIVSTHIGFFHWTGTAHVLMALAGYNFARFQLSGGRTARLRRHLRSIARIVVPSVAVIAIAFAITDKYAWYNVFLLNPLLGPPGWSDYSRFWFVEILVHILLGLTAVLAIPAVDRAVRRWPWAFGMALVAVDMPLFFGLVDSHYPGQGPVLWLFGLGWAAAASRTLWQRAAVTAVAFLVVPESFDDPYRSATILAGCLILLWLPTLHVPRGLHRITALLASASLHIYVTHWLVYPLVDPYSKGLAVLASLACGVLYWILATRAMAFVEKRMKRRRSQSLAPVHSRPVTFRA from the coding sequence GGCGTCTCCTTTGCCGCCACCCTGGCCCGCTTTGGAGACCGCACCGCCGTCAGCACCAACACCGGGCCGCTGACCTACCGCGAGCTCGCCCGCCGTGTGGAGGACATGGTCCACTCATTCGGCGAAGGCCGGCGCCTGGTTGCACTGGAGGCCGAGAACAGCCTGCCGTCGCTCGTGGCCTACCTCGCAGCCCTCGCGTCCGGGAACCCGCTGCTGATCCTGCCCTCCGGCGGCGCGGCGGCCGATGCGCTGATCGCGGCCTACAACCCGGACATCGCGGTGCGGGCGTCCTCTGGCGAAGCAGTCCTGGACGTGCGCCGCGAGGACACCGCGCACGATTTGCATCCGAACCTGGCGCTGCTGCTCAGCACATCCGGATCCACCGGCTCGCCCAAACTGGTGCGCCTCTCTGCCGACAGTATCCAGGCCAACGCCGCCGCCATCGCCCAGTACCTGCAGCTGCGCCCAAGCGACACCGCCGCCACCACACTCCCCCTCTCCTACTGCTACGGGATGAGCGTGGTCAACAGCCACCTCCTGGTGGGTGCCACCCTTGCGCTGACGGATCTTTCGGTGGTGGATCCCTGCTTCTGGGACCTCGTCCGCACCGAAAAGGTGACGTCCTTCGCCGCGGTGCCCTACACGTTCGACCTCCTGGACCGCGCGGGCTTTGCGGACATGGACGTGCCCAGCCTGCGCTACATCACCCAAGCCGGCGGACGGCTGGCTCCCGAGCGAGTGCGCTCCTACGCCGCGCTGGGCCGCCAGCAGGGGTGGGACCTGTTTGTGATGTACGGCCAGACCGAGGCGACGGCGCGCATGGCCTACCTCCCGCCGGACCAGGCCGCCGAGCATCCGCAGGCCATCGGCGTGCCCGTCCCCGGCGGGTCCTTCCGGCTCGAGCCCGTCCCCGGACTGGACGCCTCTGAACTGGTGTACTCCGGGCCCAACGTGATGCTGGGGTACGCCGAGCGGCCCGAGGACCTTGCCCTGGGCCGGGTGATCACCGAGCTTCATACCGGCGACCTCGCCCGCCGCGGCGCCAGCGGACTCTACGAGATCGTTGGCCGGCGCAGCCGCTTCGTGAAGATCGTGGGGCTCCGGGTGGACCTGGGGCAGGTGGAAAAGATCCTGGCCGATCTCGGCGTGACCGCTGCCGCTGCCGGCACCGACGACGCTGTGGTGGCCGCCGTCGAAGGCAACCACGACCTCGCCCTCATCGCCAAAACCCTGGCGCAGGACCTTGGCCTGCCGCGCGCCGCCGTCGAACTTTATCCCGTGGAGGCCATTCCGCGCCTCAGCAACGGGAAGCCCGACTACCCCGCCGTCGCCGCCCTCGCCTCCCAAAGGGAGGACGACGACGGCGCTGCCGCGGCGCCGGACGCGGGCTCCACCGATGTGCGGCGCATCTTCGCCGAGGTGCTGGAGCAGGACGACGTGGCCGATACCGACACGTTTGTTTCCCTCGGCGGGGACTCGCTCTCCTACGTGGCGGCGTCCCTCCGGCTGGAGCAGGCGCTCGGCTACCTTCCGCAGGGCTGGCACCTGATGCCGGTGTGCGAGCTCGCCCCGGCGCCGCACGCATCGCCTGGCCAGGTGCCGCCGTCGGGCAATCTTCGTTCGGAGAAGCCGCGCGGGCCCGGTGCCTGGCGGCGAAAGGTGCTCGCGCCGATGGAGACGGGGATCGTGCTCCGCGCCGTGGCCATCATCTTTATCGTCTCCACGCACATCGGTTTCTTCCACTGGACCGGCACCGCGCACGTCCTCATGGCCCTGGCGGGCTACAACTTTGCCCGATTCCAGTTATCCGGCGGGCGCACGGCAAGGCTGCGGCGGCACCTGCGAAGCATCGCGCGGATTGTGGTGCCCAGTGTTGCGGTCATCGCCATCGCGTTCGCCATTACGGACAAATACGCCTGGTACAACGTGTTCCTACTGAACCCGCTGCTGGGCCCGCCGGGGTGGAGCGACTACTCGCGCTTCTGGTTTGTGGAGATCCTGGTCCACATCCTCCTCGGCCTCACTGCGGTGCTGGCTATCCCAGCCGTTGACCGGGCGGTGCGCAGGTGGCCGTGGGCGTTCGGGATGGCCCTGGTGGCGGTTGATATGCCGCTGTTTTTTGGCCTGGTGGACAGCCACTACCCGGGCCAAGGTCCGGTGCTGTGGCTGTTCGGGCTGGGCTGGGCCGCTGCTGCTTCCCGCACGCTGTGGCAACGGGCGGCCGTGACCGCGGTTGCTTTCCTGGTGGTTCCCGAGTCCTTCGACGACCCCTACCGCAGCGCCACCATCCTGGCCGGCTGCCTCATCCTGCTCTGGCTGCCCACCCTGCATGTGCCGCGCGGGCTTCACCGGATTACCGCCCTGCTGGCCAGCGCATCCCTGCACATTTACGTGACGCACTGGCTGGTGTATCCGCTGGTTGATCCCTACAGCAAGGGCCTGGCCGTCCTGGCGTCCCTGGCCTGCGGGGTCCTCTACTGGATCCTGGCCACGCGGGCCATGGCCTTCGTGGAGAAGCGGATGAAGCGCCGGCGCTCCCAGTCCTTGGCCCCTGTGCATTCCCGCCCGGTTACTTTCCGCGCCTAG